A single region of the Polyodon spathula isolate WHYD16114869_AA chromosome 12, ASM1765450v1, whole genome shotgun sequence genome encodes:
- the LOC121323751 gene encoding photoreceptor outer segment membrane glycoprotein 2-like codes for MAILKVKFTKNKRDKLAQVCWILNWISVVTGIIIFSLGLFLKIEIRKRNELMANREVHSVPNMLIAVGVIACGINFLGGKICYDCSDTIKFHRWKLFMLPYIICTFFFTFCILVGALMCYTMRNDLEESLYLGLKEALKFYKDTDTPGRCFLKRTIDMLQIEFQCCGNNGFRDWFEIQWISMRYLDMSNKEVQDRLKSNVDGKYLMDGVPFSCCNINSPRPCIQNQLTNNSAHYNYDFQSEELNVWRKGCRKALLEYYTQIIQSISFTVLIIWLFELSVLIGVRYLQTAMENVLRQGDPDSESDGWLLENSFVETALSNLNIIKNLGKSNQINAASGNEDPNMDVPTTDYGPENK; via the exons ATGGCCATTCTAAAAGTCAAATTCACAAAGAACAAGCGGGATAAACTAGCCCAGGTATGTTGGATACTGAATTGGATTTCTGTTGTCACGGgaatcatcatcttcagcctggGTCTGTTCCTGAAGATCGAGATCCGGAAACGAAATGAACTGATGGCCAACCGGGAGGTCCATTCCGTCCCCAACATGTTGATTGCAGTGGGGGTCATTGCCTGTGGGATTAACTTCCTGGGTGGCAAAATCTGCTATGACTGCTCGGACACTATCAAGTTCCATCGCTGGAAACTGTTCATGCTGCCCTACATCATCTGCACCTTCTTTTTCACTTTTTGCATCCTGGTGGGGGCTCTGATGTGCTACACCATGAGGAATGACTTGGAGGAGTCCCTGTACCTAGGCTTGAAGGAAGCCCTCAAGTTCTACAAGGACACAGACACTCCTGGAAGGTGCTTCCTAAAGAGGACCATCGATATGCTGCAGATTGAGTTTCAGTGCTGTGGGAATAATGGCTTCCGAGACTGGTTTGAGATCCAGTGGATCAGTATGAGGTACCTGGATATGTCCAACAAGGAGGTCCAAGA CCGACTGAAGAGCAACGTTGATGGGAAGTACCTGATGGACGGTGTTCCATTCAGCTGCTGTAACATCAACTCCCCACGGCCCTGTATCCAGAATCAGCTCACCAACAACTCGGCACACTACAACTACGACTTCCAGAGTGAGGAGCTCAATGTGTGGCGGAAGGGCTGTCGGAAGGCCCTGCTCGAGTACTACACCCAGATCATACAGTCCATCAGCTTTACCGTCCTCATCATATGGCTCTTCGAG CTGTCGGTCTTGATAGGGGTGCGGTACCTCCAGACGGCCATGGAGAACGTTCTGCGGCAGGGAGACCCTGACTCTGAATCAGATGGCTGGCTGCTGGAGAACAGCTTTGTGGAGACAGCTCTGTCCAACTTAAACATCATCAAGAACCTGGGAAAGTCCAACCAGATCAATGCGGCCTCAGGGAATGAGGACCCCAACATGGACGTTCCTACTACAGACTACGGGCCtgagaacaaataa